One Cervus canadensis isolate Bull #8, Minnesota chromosome 13, ASM1932006v1, whole genome shotgun sequence DNA segment encodes these proteins:
- the LOC122452562 gene encoding solute carrier family 35 member E2A-like isoform X2, which produces MSASAKPPALVELDPGPGEKPGGRPLLAWAPVFSHRSEKIAFGQSDGSPEEQVLTVTVTETTVIEADLGVWGARALTYLTLWFFFSFCTLFLNKYILSLLEGEPSMLGAVQMLSTTLIGCVKIFVPCCLYQHKTRLSYPPNFIMTMLFVGLMRFATVVLGLVSLKNVAVSFAETVKSSAPIFTVILSRTVLGEHTGLLVNLSLIPVMGGLALCTATEMSFNFLGFSAALSTNIMDCLQNVFSKKLLSGDKYRFSAAELQFYTSTAAVAMLVPAWIFFMDLPVIGRSGRSFRYSQDVVLLLLADGVLFHLQSVTAYALMGRISPVTFSVASTVKHALSIWLSVIVFGNKVTSLSAVGTVLVTAGVLLYNKAKQQQREAMQSLASATTQPPDGSSEPLLPQDPRPHH; this is translated from the exons ATGTCGGCGTCCGCGAAACCCCCAGCCCTGGTGGAGCTGGACCCGGGCCCTGGCGAGAAGCCTGGGGGACGGCCGCTCCTGGCCTGGGCCCCTGTGTTCAGCCACCGGAGTGAGAAGATCGCATTCGGCCAGAGCGATGGCAGCCCTGAGGAGCAGGTGCTCACGGTCACCGTCACGGAGACTACCGTCATCGAGGCAGACCTGGGCGTGTGGGGCGCCCGCGCCCTGACCTACCTCACACTCTGGTTCTTCTTTAGCTTCTGCACCCTGTTTCTCAACAAGTACATCCTGTCCCTGCTGGAAGGGGAACCCAGCATGCTAG GGGCTGTGCAGATGCTCTCAACCACGCTTATCGGCTGTGTTAAAATATTTGTTCCCTGCTGCTTGTATCAGCACAAAACTCGGCTTTCTTACCCACCCAATTTCATCATGACCATGCTGTTCGTAGGTCTGATGAG GTTTGCAACAGTGGTGTTGGGTCTAGTCAGCCTGAAAAATGTGGCGGTGTCCTTTGCTGAGACCGTGAAGAGCTCGGCTCCCATCTTCACTGTGATCCTGTCACGGACGGTCCTGGGGGAGCACACTG GGCTACTGGTCAACCTTTCCCTCATCCCTGTCATGGGTGGCCTGGCACTGTGCACGGCCACCGAGATGAGCTTCAACTTCCTGGGGTTCTCAGCCGCCTTGTCCACCAACATCATGGACTG tTTGCAGAACGTTTTCTCCAAAAAACTCCTCAGTGGGGACAAATATAGATTCTC GGCTGCGGAGCTGCAGTTCTACACTAGCACAGCGGCCGTGGCTATGCTCGTCCCAGCCTGGATCTTCTTCATG GACCTGCCGGTGATCGGGAGGAGTGGGAGGAGCTTCCGCTACAGCCAGGacgtggtgctgctgctgctggcggACGGCGTGCTGTTCCACCTGCAGAGCGTCACGGCCTACGCGCTCATGGGGAGGATCTCCCCTGTGACCTTCAG CGTTGCCAGCACAGTAAAGCATGCCCTGTCCATCTGGCTCAGCGTCATCGTTTTCGGTAACAAAGTCACCAGCCTGTCAGCTGTGGGCACCGTGCTGGTCACAGCTGGCGTCCTGCTCTACAATAAGGCCAAGCAACAGCAGCGCGAGGCCATGCAGAGCCTGGCCTCGGCCACCACCCAGCCCCCGGATGGCAGCTCTGAGCCACTGCTCCCCCAGGACCCCCGGCCACACCACTGA
- the LOC122452562 gene encoding solute carrier family 35 member E2A-like isoform X1 has product MSASAKPPALVELDPGPGEKPGGRPLLAWAPVFSHRSEKIAFGQSDGSPEEQVLTVTVTETTVIEADLGVWGARALTYLTLWFFFSFCTLFLNKYILSLLEGEPSMLGAVQMLSTTLIGCVKIFVPCCLYQHKTRLSYPPNFIMTMLFVGLMRFATVVLGLVSLKNVAVSFAETVKSSAPIFTVILSRTVLGEHTGLLVNLSLIPVMGGLALCTATEMSFNFLGFSAALSTNIMDCLQNVFSKKLLSGDKYRFSAAELQFYTSTAAVAMLVPAWIFFMDLPVIGRSGRSFRYSQDVVLLLLADGVLFHLQSVTAYALMGRISPVTFRFFLSPKTQEAKQELGHRKNNSFWEEKEFHFHTPSLGPNFWSEFFYIFHFWPGSKLEVALSGKEFASQSRRSKRGRFSHWVGKIPGRRKWQLTPVFLPGKFHEQRSPVSYSPWGRTESHTTCTHCK; this is encoded by the exons ATGTCGGCGTCCGCGAAACCCCCAGCCCTGGTGGAGCTGGACCCGGGCCCTGGCGAGAAGCCTGGGGGACGGCCGCTCCTGGCCTGGGCCCCTGTGTTCAGCCACCGGAGTGAGAAGATCGCATTCGGCCAGAGCGATGGCAGCCCTGAGGAGCAGGTGCTCACGGTCACCGTCACGGAGACTACCGTCATCGAGGCAGACCTGGGCGTGTGGGGCGCCCGCGCCCTGACCTACCTCACACTCTGGTTCTTCTTTAGCTTCTGCACCCTGTTTCTCAACAAGTACATCCTGTCCCTGCTGGAAGGGGAACCCAGCATGCTAG GGGCTGTGCAGATGCTCTCAACCACGCTTATCGGCTGTGTTAAAATATTTGTTCCCTGCTGCTTGTATCAGCACAAAACTCGGCTTTCTTACCCACCCAATTTCATCATGACCATGCTGTTCGTAGGTCTGATGAG GTTTGCAACAGTGGTGTTGGGTCTAGTCAGCCTGAAAAATGTGGCGGTGTCCTTTGCTGAGACCGTGAAGAGCTCGGCTCCCATCTTCACTGTGATCCTGTCACGGACGGTCCTGGGGGAGCACACTG GGCTACTGGTCAACCTTTCCCTCATCCCTGTCATGGGTGGCCTGGCACTGTGCACGGCCACCGAGATGAGCTTCAACTTCCTGGGGTTCTCAGCCGCCTTGTCCACCAACATCATGGACTG tTTGCAGAACGTTTTCTCCAAAAAACTCCTCAGTGGGGACAAATATAGATTCTC GGCTGCGGAGCTGCAGTTCTACACTAGCACAGCGGCCGTGGCTATGCTCGTCCCAGCCTGGATCTTCTTCATG GACCTGCCGGTGATCGGGAGGAGTGGGAGGAGCTTCCGCTACAGCCAGGacgtggtgctgctgctgctggcggACGGCGTGCTGTTCCACCTGCAGAGCGTCACGGCCTACGCGCTCATGGGGAGGATCTCCCCTGTGACCTTCAG GTTTTTCCTGTCACCAAAAACTCAGGAAGCAAAACAAGAGCTTGGGCACAGAAAAAACAATTCTTTCTGGGAAGAGAAAGAATTTCACTTCCACACACCCTCTTTGGGCCCTAATTTCTGGTCAgaatttttctacattttccatTTCTGGCCAGGTAGTAAACTGGAGGTGGcgttaagtggtaaagaattcgcttcccaaagcaggagatccaagagaggaaggttcagtcactgggttgggaagatccccggaaggaggaaatggcaactcactccagtattcttgcctggaaaattccatgaacagaggagcccggtgagctacagcccatggggtcgcacagagtcgcacacgacttgCACACACTGCAAGTGA
- the LOC122452562 gene encoding solute carrier family 35 member E2A-like isoform X3 has translation MLSTTLIGCVKIFVPCCLYQHKTRLSYPPNFIMTMLFVGLMRFATVVLGLVSLKNVAVSFAETVKSSAPIFTVILSRTVLGEHTGLLVNLSLIPVMGGLALCTATEMSFNFLGFSAALSTNIMDCLQNVFSKKLLSGDKYRFSAAELQFYTSTAAVAMLVPAWIFFMDLPVIGRSGRSFRYSQDVVLLLLADGVLFHLQSVTAYALMGRISPVTFRFFLSPKTQEAKQELGHRKNNSFWEEKEFHFHTPSLGPNFWSEFFYIFHFWPGSKLEVALSGKEFASQSRRSKRGRFSHWVGKIPGRRKWQLTPVFLPGKFHEQRSPVSYSPWGRTESHTTCTHCK, from the exons ATGCTCTCAACCACGCTTATCGGCTGTGTTAAAATATTTGTTCCCTGCTGCTTGTATCAGCACAAAACTCGGCTTTCTTACCCACCCAATTTCATCATGACCATGCTGTTCGTAGGTCTGATGAG GTTTGCAACAGTGGTGTTGGGTCTAGTCAGCCTGAAAAATGTGGCGGTGTCCTTTGCTGAGACCGTGAAGAGCTCGGCTCCCATCTTCACTGTGATCCTGTCACGGACGGTCCTGGGGGAGCACACTG GGCTACTGGTCAACCTTTCCCTCATCCCTGTCATGGGTGGCCTGGCACTGTGCACGGCCACCGAGATGAGCTTCAACTTCCTGGGGTTCTCAGCCGCCTTGTCCACCAACATCATGGACTG tTTGCAGAACGTTTTCTCCAAAAAACTCCTCAGTGGGGACAAATATAGATTCTC GGCTGCGGAGCTGCAGTTCTACACTAGCACAGCGGCCGTGGCTATGCTCGTCCCAGCCTGGATCTTCTTCATG GACCTGCCGGTGATCGGGAGGAGTGGGAGGAGCTTCCGCTACAGCCAGGacgtggtgctgctgctgctggcggACGGCGTGCTGTTCCACCTGCAGAGCGTCACGGCCTACGCGCTCATGGGGAGGATCTCCCCTGTGACCTTCAG GTTTTTCCTGTCACCAAAAACTCAGGAAGCAAAACAAGAGCTTGGGCACAGAAAAAACAATTCTTTCTGGGAAGAGAAAGAATTTCACTTCCACACACCCTCTTTGGGCCCTAATTTCTGGTCAgaatttttctacattttccatTTCTGGCCAGGTAGTAAACTGGAGGTGGcgttaagtggtaaagaattcgcttcccaaagcaggagatccaagagaggaaggttcagtcactgggttgggaagatccccggaaggaggaaatggcaactcactccagtattcttgcctggaaaattccatgaacagaggagcccggtgagctacagcccatggggtcgcacagagtcgcacacgacttgCACACACTGCAAGTGA